Proteins from a genomic interval of Nocardia sp. BMG51109:
- a CDS encoding ABC transporter permease, translating to MTASSYVPPGLRRAGRLRRRVRPWAPIESVGFVLGFAWQAVSAVPYTLVRYRRQTVMVITDMTWGRGSVIVGGGVVPLMLLMGAAMGASIGIEAYSALNLLALGQLSGLISAFGVTRELAPIAAGVGFAAQVGCRMTAEIGSMRISEEIDAIESLAVRSVPFVVTTRIIAGIVAVAPAFVVALILAYFSCQLIVTTVHGTPSGTYNHYFDQFVLGWDVVAATVKVVVFAIAVVLIHCYQGYFATGGPEGVGTASGRAVRASLVSIIALDMIATIVLWGFQSPITFTG from the coding sequence ATGACGGCCTCGTCCTATGTTCCGCCGGGGTTGCGCCGGGCGGGTCGGCTGCGTCGCCGGGTACGGCCGTGGGCGCCGATCGAGTCGGTCGGGTTCGTGCTCGGCTTCGCGTGGCAGGCGGTCTCGGCGGTGCCGTACACGCTGGTGCGTTATCGGCGGCAGACGGTCATGGTGATCACGGACATGACTTGGGGCCGTGGCTCGGTGATCGTCGGCGGCGGGGTGGTGCCGCTGATGCTGCTGATGGGGGCGGCGATGGGCGCCTCGATCGGCATCGAGGCCTACAGTGCGCTGAACCTTCTGGCGCTGGGACAGCTCAGCGGTCTGATCTCGGCGTTCGGTGTCACGCGCGAATTGGCGCCGATCGCGGCGGGGGTGGGATTCGCCGCGCAGGTCGGGTGCCGGATGACCGCGGAGATCGGCTCGATGCGGATCTCGGAGGAGATCGACGCGATCGAATCCCTCGCCGTCCGATCGGTTCCGTTCGTGGTGACCACCCGCATCATCGCCGGAATCGTCGCGGTGGCACCGGCTTTCGTGGTGGCGCTGATCTTGGCCTACTTCTCCTGCCAACTGATCGTGACAACCGTTCACGGCACACCGTCGGGCACCTACAACCACTATTTCGATCAGTTCGTGCTGGGCTGGGACGTGGTTGCCGCCACCGTCAAGGTGGTCGTGTTCGCGATCGCGGTGGTGTTGATCCATTGCTATCAGGGCTATTTCGCCACAGGTGGTCCCGAAGGGGTGGGTACGGCGTCGGGCCGGGCGGTGCGGGCGAGCCTGGTG